The Caldicellulosiruptoraceae bacterium PP1 nucleotide sequence AGGTATTATATTTTTTAGCTACAATAAAAACATAGCTAAGGCTGCCCCTTCCACTTCAGGTATTAAAGGGGTTAATAATCCGCATATCTGGTTTGATAGCCAATCTTATTCAGCTTTAGACACTATTAAGAATAATGGGTTTAATACTGTAAGAATTGTATGGCAAACCAGTGGTTCAGGTTCAAGATTGAAACAAATCATAGACCGATGTAAAACTTTAGGTCTAAAACCTATTCCAGAATTGCATGATGTAACAGGTGGAACAAATTCAAGTGATATTGATAGAATGGTAAATTGGTGGATAAGTAACAAGTCTTATATATCAAGTGACGTATGGATTAATATAGCTAATGAATGGGGACCAGCTAACAGCACAACGTGGAGAGATACTTATAAAAGTGCTGTGCAGAAACTTAGAAATAATGGTATGAGTAATACAATAGTTATTGATTCAGGTGGATGGGGACAAGATCAAGATGATATCTTGAACTATGCATTAGATGTTCTTAATGCCGATCCTAATAAAAATGTAGTATTTAGTATTCATATGTATGGTTCTTGGAATGATAATAGCAAAATTTATAACTTTTTAACTAGTTGCAAAAATAAAGGGATTCCAATTATGGTAGGAGAATTTGGTTATAATTATAACAATGGGAATAATAATCTTGGTTGCAAAGTAGATGCAGCATACTTAATGAATACCTGTAATAGTCTTGGTATTGGCTATATTGCTTGGTCATGGTGTGGAAATGATTCGGCTAATGCGTGGCTTGATATGACACAATCAG carries:
- a CDS encoding glycoside hydrolase family 5 protein — translated: MKFKRITLSSLLVIALAIGIIFFSYNKNIAKAAPSTSGIKGVNNPHIWFDSQSYSALDTIKNNGFNTVRIVWQTSGSGSRLKQIIDRCKTLGLKPIPELHDVTGGTNSSDIDRMVNWWISNKSYISSDVWINIANEWGPANSTTWRDTYKSAVQKLRNNGMSNTIVIDSGGWGQDQDDILNYALDVLNADPNKNVVFSIHMYGSWNDNSKIYNFLTSCKNKGIPIMVGEFGYNYNNGNNNLGCKVDAAYLMNTCNSLGIGYIAWSWCGNDSANAWLDMTQSDWTTLTYWGNLVKNGGTSSSSIIYDFENSTQGWTGSNISGGPWSVTEWKYNGSYSLKADITLKPSNQYYLKLTSDQNLSGKSTIKAYVKHAAWGNVGSGMQAKLYVKTGSSWTWYDGGAVSINSSNASLVQISLSNVSNLDQVREIGIQFISSSDCANGDACSIYVDYVVIQ